In a single window of the Oryctolagus cuniculus chromosome 2, mOryCun1.1, whole genome shotgun sequence genome:
- the GRK4 gene encoding G protein-coupled receptor kinase 4 isoform X5, with protein MHWVCACQVRATGKMYACKKLEKKRIKKRKGEAMALNEKKLLEKVNSRFVVSLAYTYETKDTLCLVLTIMNGGDLKFHIYNLGNPGFDEQRAVFYAAELCCGLEDLQRERIVYRDLKPENILLDDHGHIRISDLGLALEVPEGETVRGRVGTVGYMAPEVIDNENYTFSPDWWGLGCLIYEMIQGHSPFRKFKEKVKREEIERRVKTDTEVYSAKFSADARSICRMLLTKNPKDRLGCRGEGAAGVKRHPVFQDINFSRLEVHLLAAPFYPDPHSVYCKDVLDIGQFSVIKGVYLDTTDSSFYAQFVTGCVPIPWQNEMIESGCFKDINESESEENLLVEEKRRTSVHKPKRNFFYRLFRRGGCLSVEKEAEPRC; from the exons GTTTGTGCCTGTCAAGTGCGAGCCACAGGAAAAATGTATGCCTgtaaaaagctagaaaaaaaaagaataaagaagaggAAAGGTGAAGCCATGGCTTTGAACGAGAAAAAACTGCTAGAAAAAGTGAACAGCAGATTTGTA GTTAGTTTAGCCTACACTTACGAAACCAAAGACACCTTGTGTTTGGTGCTGACCATCATGAATGGAGGGGACTTGAAGTTTCACATTTACAACCTGGGCAACCCTGGCTTTGATGAGCAGAGAGCCGTCTTCTATGCTGCAGAGCTGTGCTGCGGTTTGGAGGATTTGCAGAGGGAACGGATTGTATACAG AGATTTAAAGCCTGAGAATATTCTCCTGGACGACCATG GACATATCCGGATTTCAGATCTTGGCTTGGCCCTGGAGGTCCCGGAAGGGGAGACAGTTCGAGGAAGGGTCGGAACAGTCGGCTACATGG CTCCTGAAGTTATCGATAATGAAAACTACACCTTTAGCCCTGATTGGTGGGGGCTTGGCTGTCTGATTTATGAAATGATCCAGGGGCATTCTCCGTTCAGGAAGTTCAAGGAGAAGGTGAAGCGGGAGGAGATCGAGCGCAGAGTGAAGACGGACACTGAGGTTTATTCCGCCAAGTTCTCCGCGGATGCCAGGTCCATCTGCAGGATG TTGCTCACCAAGAACCCCAAGGAccggctgggctgcaggggcGAAGGAGCTGCGGGGGTGAAGCGGCACCCCGTGTTTCAGGACATCAACTTCAGCAGGCTGGAGGTGCACCTGTTAGCTGCCCCCTTCTACCCTGAT CCTCATTCGGTTTACTGTAAGGATGTCCTGGATATCGGGCAGTTCTCTGTCATCAAAGGAGTCTACCTGGacaccacagacagcagcttctACGCTCAGTTTGTTACGGGCTGTGTCCCCATCCCCTGGCAGAACGAG ATGATCGAGTCTGGGTGTTTCAAGGACATCAATGAAAGTGAAAGTGAGGAAAACCTGCTTGTGGAGGAGAAACGACGCACTTCAGTCCATAAGCCAAAGAGAAACTTCTTCTACAGACTCTTCCGAAGAGGg GGCTGCCTGAGCGTCGAGAAGGAAGCGGAGCCGCGCTGCTGA
- the GRK4 gene encoding G protein-coupled receptor kinase 4 isoform X4 → MEMAGKVCACQVRATGKMYACKKLEKKRIKKRKGEAMALNEKKLLEKVNSRFVVSLAYTYETKDTLCLVLTIMNGGDLKFHIYNLGNPGFDEQRAVFYAAELCCGLEDLQRERIVYRDLKPENILLDDHGHIRISDLGLALEVPEGETVRGRVGTVGYMAPEVIDNENYTFSPDWWGLGCLIYEMIQGHSPFRKFKEKVKREEIERRVKTDTEVYSAKFSADARSICRMLLTKNPKDRLGCRGEGAAGVKRHPVFQDINFSRLEVHLLAAPFYPDPHSVYCKDVLDIGQFSVIKGVYLDTTDSSFYAQFVTGCVPIPWQNEMIESGCFKDINESESEENLLVEEKRRTSVHKPKRNFFYRLFRRGGCLSVEKEAEPRC, encoded by the exons GTTTGTGCCTGTCAAGTGCGAGCCACAGGAAAAATGTATGCCTgtaaaaagctagaaaaaaaaagaataaagaagaggAAAGGTGAAGCCATGGCTTTGAACGAGAAAAAACTGCTAGAAAAAGTGAACAGCAGATTTGTA GTTAGTTTAGCCTACACTTACGAAACCAAAGACACCTTGTGTTTGGTGCTGACCATCATGAATGGAGGGGACTTGAAGTTTCACATTTACAACCTGGGCAACCCTGGCTTTGATGAGCAGAGAGCCGTCTTCTATGCTGCAGAGCTGTGCTGCGGTTTGGAGGATTTGCAGAGGGAACGGATTGTATACAG AGATTTAAAGCCTGAGAATATTCTCCTGGACGACCATG GACATATCCGGATTTCAGATCTTGGCTTGGCCCTGGAGGTCCCGGAAGGGGAGACAGTTCGAGGAAGGGTCGGAACAGTCGGCTACATGG CTCCTGAAGTTATCGATAATGAAAACTACACCTTTAGCCCTGATTGGTGGGGGCTTGGCTGTCTGATTTATGAAATGATCCAGGGGCATTCTCCGTTCAGGAAGTTCAAGGAGAAGGTGAAGCGGGAGGAGATCGAGCGCAGAGTGAAGACGGACACTGAGGTTTATTCCGCCAAGTTCTCCGCGGATGCCAGGTCCATCTGCAGGATG TTGCTCACCAAGAACCCCAAGGAccggctgggctgcaggggcGAAGGAGCTGCGGGGGTGAAGCGGCACCCCGTGTTTCAGGACATCAACTTCAGCAGGCTGGAGGTGCACCTGTTAGCTGCCCCCTTCTACCCTGAT CCTCATTCGGTTTACTGTAAGGATGTCCTGGATATCGGGCAGTTCTCTGTCATCAAAGGAGTCTACCTGGacaccacagacagcagcttctACGCTCAGTTTGTTACGGGCTGTGTCCCCATCCCCTGGCAGAACGAG ATGATCGAGTCTGGGTGTTTCAAGGACATCAATGAAAGTGAAAGTGAGGAAAACCTGCTTGTGGAGGAGAAACGACGCACTTCAGTCCATAAGCCAAAGAGAAACTTCTTCTACAGACTCTTCCGAAGAGGg GGCTGCCTGAGCGTCGAGAAGGAAGCGGAGCCGCGCTGCTGA